Part of the Bacteroidota bacterium genome is shown below.
CATGCCAAATGACGATGAAGCCCAAACAGCCATCAACGAGTTGAACGGAGCTAAGGTTATGGGTCGTAACCTCCGTGTGAATGAGGCGAGACCCCCCAAAGAAAAATAGAACCTTACCCAAACACAAGGAGATTATAATGTCAAAAATAAAAAATCAAGATCACGTAAAAGTCCATTATACAGGTACCCTGGATGATGGCCAGGTATTTGACTCTTCCGAGAGCCGGGAACCGCTGGAGTTTGTTGTAGGAGAAGGGATGTTGATCCCGGGTTTTGAGAATGCCGTTATCGGCATGGAACTGAACGAAACCAAAACGGTAAAGATTCCTCATGATGAGGCGTATGGCCACAGGCATGAGGGACTGATACAGGAAGTCCCCAATGCAATGTTACCATCCGGACTGAATCCCGAGTTAGGCATGGAACTCATGTCAAAACAGGATGATGGTCAGGAAATGGTGGTAAGGATTGTTGAGGTAAAGCCTGAAAGTATTGTTATAGATGCAAACCATCCCCTTGCCGGGGAAGATCTGACCTTTGAGATTAAAGTGGTCGGAATTAACTGATAATATTTTTGTATTAAGTGGCGGTGCCTGTGTATCCATGGGCACCGTTTTTTTTTATATTTGAGGGATCATGCTTTATACCATTGGAGAAATATTACTCGACATTATTTTCCGGGATGGTCAACCCGTTGCTGCCCGTCCGGGAGGCGCCATGCTCAATACTGCTGTATCGCTCGGACGTTGCGGTCATAAGGTGGCATTGATATCGGAGTTGGGATCCGATACACCGGGGACCATCATTTTGAATTTCCTGGAATCAAACCATGTTGATGTATCTTATATCCGTCGGCATGAAACCGGTAAGACCGGTATTGCTCTTGCTTTCCTGGATGAAAAAGGGGATGCTTCATACACATTTTATAAAGATTATCCTGAGGAAAGATTGAACCAGCCCAAACCTCATTTTTCTTCAGACGACATCCTCCTTTTTGGGTCATTTTATTCACTGATACCCGAAGTAAGGAAACCGGTAATGGAGATAGTAGGAAAAGCGCGTGAAGCCGGAGCTACTATTATCTATGATCCCAATATCCGCAGTCCTCATAAACATGAGATGGGGGAGAAACGCCCTTCCATCCTGGAAAACATTAGTTATGCCCGTATTGTAAGGGCATCAGATGAAGATTTTAAAACGGCCTTCGATGTTACCAATTCGGTTGACGCCTGGGAGATCTGCCGCTCACAGGGCTGTCCAATGCTGATGTATACCATGAATGCCGGCGGAGTTCGTGTTTTTACAGAAGCATCGGAAGATTTTTATCCGGTCGCGAAAATTAAACCCCTCAGCACTATAGGAGCAGGCGATAATTTCAACGCCGGGGTCATGCATGCCATGGCCAGGGGTAATGCCTTGCAGGAAACAGCGATCCTGGCTGAAAACGGAATTGCCTTTGCAACGGATGTTTGCCTTTCCTACGACAATTATGTCTCATGGGAGTTTGCAAAGGAGAGGGGATGATTCCTTTTATCGTTTGCTTTTCTTCTGGAAGTACTGGTAATCCAGGTAATATAAGAACTTGACCGAAAACGAATTGGTCATAGGGTTGCTGAATGTCTCCCGTACATCATCCGTAAAGCTTTGGGGGATGTCATCATTATCGGTGTAAATGTTGTTTTTGTAAATGACCAGCAACTGGCTTCCGGGGGCGAATTCCCAGGTGAAAATCAGGTCAATGTTGAATGCGTTGAAGGAAAAGTCGTGGTTTCCGCTGTATTGGTTTACCGTCAGGTGCCCGTCGTCCTGTAAATCATAATAGCGATTATAGTCGGCTGCAAACCAGTAATGCCTTGCCTGAAGTGAAATACTGGTCTTCGGATTGAAAATATAACTGGCATCCATTTCATTTTCAATTTCCAGGATATCCCTGGCACCGAAAATAATGTCTTTATGGCCTGTTTGCCCGGTACTGTCACTTACGTAACCAAGGTCGTTCAGCTCACGGTTGTAAATGAACCGGTATATCAGAAAAAACTTGTCGCTGAAACGGATACGGGGAGCTATGGAATAACTATAACTAATTTGATCATAAGCATTTGCCTTCTCAATACCTCCTCTGAGATCTACAACGAATTTCTTCCGGTAATCGGGCGACAGAAATAGGGAAACTTCATAATTGGCTGGTAAAATAACCATTCTTCCAGGAGTGCGGGACTCGAAATGGTCATGTTCATCAATAGGCTTGATGTCGATTCCGAGGCCGGTGGTCAGGTAATTTTTCCAGGTGGCCCTGGAAAATGCCTCAATCCCGAATTCACTGAAAAGCCTTGGGTTGTAAAGGTACGACAGGTAAACTGCAACTTCATTTGACAAGTCCATGAACTTCCAAAAGGGATCAAAAAAATTATATTCCATCTGGATTCCTGTTGTGAAATCATTGTTCCGGCGAGTGTAGCCCATGTCATTGGGATCATACGTGTCGCTGATAGTCTCCTGCCAAAGCTCGTACCGGAAATTTCCGCTTATCTTTCCAATTTCAATATTATACTCATACCCGAATTCGGGCGTTGTATCCCGGAAATACTTCTGGCTAACATTTCCCATGGCTGAGACCGCAAACATGTTCTGCTTGTTTTCAAGGTGTAATTCCAGTCCCGACACGTTAGCGGTATAATCTTTCTTACCCCTGTAAACATTGGTATTATAAAGGCTGACGAAGGAATTGTTCTTCAGCGATTGGTCAAAGACCAGCATATTATAATTGGTTGCAGGCTCAGTGAGGATTTTTTGTTTGTTGCCCAGGCTATCCCTGATTTCTGCCCAGGTATTTGTGGTAATGGCATTGAAGACGCCGATGCCCAATCCCTTTCCTGTACGGCCAGACAGCTTGGAGGCGTTGATTAGTTGCATATTCTCGGGATTGCTGATCACCGTTACCGTTGTATCGTCATTTATTTTTTCATATCCCGACGGTGTCCCGCCTATCCTGCGTGAATAAAATACGCCTCCTTTATCGAAAAGCTCGGTTCCTTCCGTGAAAAAGGGTCTTTTTTCCTCATAATAAATCTCGAAGGGGCTCAGGTCGATGATCACATCGTCGGATTCCACCTGTCCGAAGTCAGGGATAAGGGTTGCATCAAAGGTAAAGCTCTCGCTGAGCCCGAGTTTTACATCCATGCCGTAATTATAGGAATAAGCCCATTTGTCTTTTCCCGGTTGTCTTTCTGCGTATCCTGCAACATACGGAACAAAGGAAAGCCGTAATGGAGGTTCTAATTGTGTTAAGCCTGTTATCTCCCCGGCCTGGTTCAATACCCCGTCGAGCTTGTTGTTCACGTAATTCCAGGTATCCCATTCCCTGTGACGGCGTATGCCCCTCCAGAAGTTCACTCCCCAGGTCTGGTTTTCCTTATCGGGAAAGCGCAATGCCGAATAAGGTATTTCTATCTCGGCTATCCATCCGCTGTCGGTAATGGTGACGGCACTTTTCCAGACGGCATCCCATGACTGATCATGGTCGTTAGGTGAAAGCTTGGCATCACCCTGGACATTTGAAGCCGAAACGCGAAATTCAGAAGCATTAAGTCCGTCGTTGTATGTGGAAATATCGGCTGTGAATTCATCGGCATTAAGGTCGTCGGCATCACGTATCCCCAGTTCGGTAAGTATGCTGTCGGGGGCGCTGTCGTACATCATGGCCCCGATATAGATGCTGCGGTTGTCGTACATCACCCTAACCACAGTGGGCTGGGAGGGCTTTCTGGCATTGTAAGGAGTGAATTGAAAAAAATCCTTTGCCACGCCGGCGGTTTTCCAGGATGCTTCATCCAGGATGCCGTCGATCTTAATGTCTTCTGTGATGCGGGTTGCAACAACCTGTTTCTTCGGATTCTGTGCATTCAGAACCGGAAAGGCAAAGAAAAGGGCGATTATCAGGAAAAAGGCCGTGCAACGATAATCCGTCATCTGTAGGGATTTTGAAAGCAAATATAGAATTTTGAGGAAATCATAAAATTATTTTCCTGCCAATTCAGAGTAAAGCCTGTAATTTTCCTCATCGAAGCATACGAAAACCACTTCTTCGATTTCTTTATTTCTTTCCAGGAATTGTTTAACCGTGCTTAGTGCAATTTGTGCTGCCGGTTCTTTGGGGAAGCCATATATTCCCGTGCTGATGTTCGGGAATGCGATGGTACGGCATTTATATTGTATTGCAAGGTTCAGGCTCGTTTCATAGCAACTGCGCAGCAGGTCCTCTTCGTGGTTATGCCCGTCCGACCATATGGGGCCAACGGTATGGATAACGTATTTGGCAGGCAAACGGTAAGCCTTTGTGATCTTTGCCTGCCCCGTTTCACAACCGTTCAGTGTACTGCATTCTTCAAGCAGTTCTGGGCCGGCGGCACGGTGTATGGCACCATCGACACCGCCTCCTCCAAGCAGGCGGCGATTGGCGGCGTTGACGATGGCATCGGTCTCCACCTTTGTTATATCGCCCGTAATGATGCGAATCCTGGATTTATTCATGGCTGTTCTCTTCGGTTTTCATCACAAAGAGCTGTGTGGTCTGATAATCGACCACTTTAACGCTTTCTCCTTTATCTATAAAGCCGCTGACAGCTGTGGCATCGTAAATGTCGTTCGCTATCTTCACCTTGC
Proteins encoded:
- a CDS encoding peptidylprolyl isomerase, translating into MSKIKNQDHVKVHYTGTLDDGQVFDSSESREPLEFVVGEGMLIPGFENAVIGMELNETKTVKIPHDEAYGHRHEGLIQEVPNAMLPSGLNPELGMELMSKQDDGQEMVVRIVEVKPESIVIDANHPLAGEDLTFEIKVVGIN
- a CDS encoding carbohydrate kinase, whose product is MLYTIGEILLDIIFRDGQPVAARPGGAMLNTAVSLGRCGHKVALISELGSDTPGTIILNFLESNHVDVSYIRRHETGKTGIALAFLDEKGDASYTFYKDYPEERLNQPKPHFSSDDILLFGSFYSLIPEVRKPVMEIVGKAREAGATIIYDPNIRSPHKHEMGEKRPSILENISYARIVRASDEDFKTAFDVTNSVDAWEICRSQGCPMLMYTMNAGGVRVFTEASEDFYPVAKIKPLSTIGAGDNFNAGVMHAMARGNALQETAILAENGIAFATDVCLSYDNYVSWEFAKERG
- a CDS encoding carbohydrate binding family 9 domain-containing protein — encoded protein: MTDYRCTAFFLIIALFFAFPVLNAQNPKKQVVATRITEDIKIDGILDEASWKTAGVAKDFFQFTPYNARKPSQPTVVRVMYDNRSIYIGAMMYDSAPDSILTELGIRDADDLNADEFTADISTYNDGLNASEFRVSASNVQGDAKLSPNDHDQSWDAVWKSAVTITDSGWIAEIEIPYSALRFPDKENQTWGVNFWRGIRRHREWDTWNYVNNKLDGVLNQAGEITGLTQLEPPLRLSFVPYVAGYAERQPGKDKWAYSYNYGMDVKLGLSESFTFDATLIPDFGQVESDDVIIDLSPFEIYYEEKRPFFTEGTELFDKGGVFYSRRIGGTPSGYEKINDDTTVTVISNPENMQLINASKLSGRTGKGLGIGVFNAITTNTWAEIRDSLGNKQKILTEPATNYNMLVFDQSLKNNSFVSLYNTNVYRGKKDYTANVSGLELHLENKQNMFAVSAMGNVSQKYFRDTTPEFGYEYNIEIGKISGNFRYELWQETISDTYDPNDMGYTRRNNDFTTGIQMEYNFFDPFWKFMDLSNEVAVYLSYLYNPRLFSEFGIEAFSRATWKNYLTTGLGIDIKPIDEHDHFESRTPGRMVILPANYEVSLFLSPDYRKKFVVDLRGGIEKANAYDQISYSYSIAPRIRFSDKFFLIYRFIYNRELNDLGYVSDSTGQTGHKDIIFGARDILEIENEMDASYIFNPKTSISLQARHYWFAADYNRYYDLQDDGHLTVNQYSGNHDFSFNAFNIDLIFTWEFAPGSQLLVIYKNNIYTDNDDIPQSFTDDVRETFSNPMTNSFSVKFLYYLDYQYFQKKSKR
- a CDS encoding O-acetyl-ADP-ribose deacetylase, which encodes MNKSRIRIITGDITKVETDAIVNAANRRLLGGGGVDGAIHRAAGPELLEECSTLNGCETGQAKITKAYRLPAKYVIHTVGPIWSDGHNHEEDLLRSCYETSLNLAIQYKCRTIAFPNISTGIYGFPKEPAAQIALSTVKQFLERNKEIEEVVFVCFDEENYRLYSELAGK